The nucleotide window ACCAACGACTTCTCCTGGTCCAAGAGCCGCCACGAGAAGTTCAACGAATGCCTGCGCTCGTACTACTTCCACTACTACCGCTCCTGGGGCGGGTGGGAGGCGGATGCCCCGCAGGACATCCGCGAACTGTACTTGCTCAAGAAGCTGAGCAACCGCTACACGTGGGCGGGCAGCGTGGTGCACGAGTCCCTCAAGGATGCGCTGCTGGACTGGCGCGCCGGGCGGCCGGTGGACCCCCAGGCGGTGGAGGCCCGGACGCACCGGCTGATGCAGGACGACTTCCGCCACTCCAGCAAGAAGGCCTACTGGACGCAGAAGCACCGCAAGCCCTTCACGGGGCTCGTGGAGCACGAGTACGCGGAGGCCATCCCCAGCGAGGCGTGGAAGCAGAACTGGGAGACGGTGCGCGCGGCGCTGGCCTGGTTCTTCGCCTCCCGGTGGCCCGCCCTGGCGCGCGCGCTCCAGCCGGCGCAGTGGCTGGAGGTGGATGCGGGCGCCGACTTCTCCAGCTTCACCCTGGAGGGGGTGAAGGTGTTCGCCATCCCCGACTTCGCCTTCGTGGACGGCGAGGGCCGGCCCGTGGTGGTGGACTGGAAGACGGGCAAGGTGCGCGAGGGGTATGACGACCAGGTGCTGGGCTACGCGCTCTACCTCTCCCAGCGCTACAAGTACCCCGTGGAGAAGGTGCGCGCCGCGCTGGTGTACCTGAACGAGGGGCTGGAGCAGGAAGTCCAGGTGGACCCCTCGGCCGTCGACGCCTTCAAGGAGCGCTTCCGCCAGAGCGTCGCGGGCATGCGGGCCCTGCTGAAGGACCCCGCCCAGAACACGCCCCGGGAGGCCGAGGCGTTCCCGATGACGGAGAACCTGGCGCTGTGCGTGCGCTGTGCCTTCCGGCGGGCCTGCCAGCGCGAGGACCTGGCGGCGGCGCCGCCCCGGGTGGCCTGAGCGCGGGGCGCTTAGCGGGCGGAGGCGAGCCGGCGCACCACCACGCCCGCGGCGTTCATGCCGAAGGCGGAGGTGACGAAGACGGCGCTGCCGTCGATCTGCGTCCGGTGATCGCAGGTGTGGAAGTCGTTGTCCTGTGGGCAGACGCACAGGAAGCCATCGGTGGCGTCGTCATACCGCAGGGCCACCGGCTGGCGGCGCACCTCGATGGAGTAGACGGCGGTGATGCCCGTGTGCCGGTCCGTCTCCACGCCGTGCTTGCGCTTGAGGAGCTTGCGGATGTCCTTGGCGAATGGGTCCATGTGGGTCTCGGACAGGTCCTCCACGCGGATGGCGGTGGGGTCCAACCGGCCCGCGGCACCCATGGAGCTGACCACCGGGATGCCCAGGGTGACGCAGCGGTGCAGCAGGTGCAGCTTGGCCTTCACGTTGTCGATGGCATCCACCACGAAGTCGTAGCGCCCCGGGGGCAGCATCTGCTCGGAGGTCTCCGCGCGGTAGAAGTCGCGCACCGCCTCCACCTGGACGTCCGGGTTGATGTCCCGGCAGCGCTGCACCATCAGCTCCGCCTTGGACTTGCCCACGCCCTTCACCGTCGCGTGGAGCTGACGGTTGGTGTTGGTGACGCACACGTCGTCATGGTCCACCAGCGTGAGGTGGCCGATGCCGCTGCGCACCAGCCCCTCCACCGCGTAGCTGCCCACGCCGCCCACGCCGAACACCACCACGCGCGCCGCGGACAACCGCTCCATCGCCGGGTCTCCCAGCAGGCGTCCCGTCCGGTCGAACCGGCGCGAGAGCTTGAAGGGGCGGGCCAGCGGGGACGCGGGCGCCTCCGAGGGCAGGGCCGGAGACGGGGCAGGGGCGGGGGTAACGGTGGGCTGCGTGCTCATGGGACTCCTCTATAGCGCGACCGCCCGCCTACCGCGAAGCCGGGGGAAATGCTTCCCGGAAGAGCTTGCGGGCATTGAGGGCCGTCCGCTCGGCGAGCACTTCGGCGGGCTCGCCCAGCACGCGGGCCATGCCCTCGATGATGCGGGGCAGGTAGCCAGGCTCCGAGCGCTGCCCCCGGTGCGGGGTGGGGGCCTGGTCCGGCGAGTCCGTCTCCGCGACGAGCCGCTCCGGGGGGATGACGCGCAGGGCATCCAGGGGCTTTCGCGCCTCGGCCCAGGTGACGGGGCCCGCGAAGGAGAAGTGGCAGCCCTTCTGGATATAGAAGCGCGCCAGCTCCGCGCCCCCGCTGTAGCTGTGCATGAGCACCCCGGCCTCGGGGAAGGGCTCCTCCTGGAGGAAGGCGATGAGGGCCGGGTGCGCCCGGTGGCAGTGCATCAGCACGGGCAGCCCATGCTTGCGCGCCAGGGCCATGTGCCCGCGCAGCACCGCGAGCTGCCGCTCCATCGGCGCGCCCGGAGTGGACGGGCCGTCGAGCCCGCACTCGCCCACGGCCACGGCGCCGCCCCGGGCGAGCAGGGCATCCAGGCGCTCCAGGTGCTCCGCGTCCTGGTGGGCGGGCAGCTCCGGGAGCAGCTGCGGGTGGATGCCCAGCCCCACCTGGATGCGCGGCTCCTGGCGGGGCAGCTCCAGCAGGGGCTCCCACGTGTCCGGGCCCACCGCGGGAATCACGATGCCCTGAAGGCCCGCGGCCCAGGCGCGCGTGAGGACCTCGGACCGGTCGGGTTCGAACCGCGAGGCGTCGAGATGGCAGTGGGTGTCGATCATCGGAAACGAGGGACCGAAGGCCGTTCAGTGAGGAACAGGGAAGACGTTGGGAACGCATCAGCGCGCGGTCAACGTCCCCGCGCCCAGAAAACCCCACGCTATACGCCCCCTCTGGTTTGTGGAGGGTCATGATGAAACGCGCGCGGATGAGTTTGCTGTGCAGTGCACTTCTGGTGGCACTGACGGGGTGTGGGGACGAGTGCAAGGAGCCATCCGACTGCACCGATGACAAGGGCAGTCCCGCGGAGGGCAAGCGCTGGGTCTGCGAGAGCAACGAGTGCGTCGAGCGGGACGAGGACACGCCGGAGCCCGGGCCGGGGGATGGCGGCACGGACGGTGGCCCCACGGATGGCGGCCCCACGGATGGTGGAGACACCGGCCCCGGGGACGGTGGCACCCCGGATGGCGGCGGCCCGGCGGATGGCGGCGGGATGACGGTCGGCAAGGGCGGGGCGTGCACCGCGTCCATGGAGTGCATGGCGGGCCTTCGCTGCGAGGGCACCGCGGGCGCCCGGACGTGCCAGGCCCTGCACGTGGCCGTGACCAGCGCGGGCACGGCGGTCACCACCCAGGTGACGGCGGTGCGCCATGACGACACCACCACGGCGCCCGCCGTGCTGAGCGAGGCCGCGGCGGAGCCCAGCCGGTACCCCCGGTGGAATGCGGACGGCTCGGCCGTCGCGTTCGTGGAGGGCACCGAGGGCGTGGGCACCACGCGCCTCGTGTCCCGCGCGCTGCCGCTCACCGCGGGGCAGACCACCGTGCTGACGGATGGCACGGCGGCGGGGACCGAGGACTTCCCGCAGCTGGAGTGGTGGCCGTCCACCAGCCTCGTGTGGACGAAGCGGGCCGGGGCGAGCACCTCGGGCCTCTGGACGGTTCCGGGCGCGGGCGGCACCGCCACGTCGCTGACGGGCAACGGCGTGTTCCCCTCGTGGGCGCGCAATGGCACGAGCCTCGCGTACAGCACGCGCGCGGACGGCGTGCTGACGCTGGCGGCGGCGGGGGCCCAGCCCGTGGTGGTCGCCGGGGGGACGGGCGGTGAGCAGCCGTTCCACAACCAGGCCAATGACTGGGTGCTCTACGCCAAGGAGAACGGCTCGGACGCCGTGCTTGGCCCCCTCTACGAAATCTTCACCCTGGCGCCCACGGGCGGGACGATCCACCCCATCGCCAACAAGACCTCGGAGCCGACCAGCGGCGGCTCGGTGGACTCGTTCATCGCCAACCCCACCTGGGCGCCGGATGGCACCTGGGTGGCGTACGTGCGCACCTACTTCTCCAAGCCCTCGGATGGCAGCGCCTCCGCCCTGTGTGGCGCGGTGGGCGCCTCGCAGTGCCCGGGCCGGGATGCGAACGTCATCTTCCTGCAGAAGGTCAACCCGGAGACGGGCGCGGCGGACGGCGCCGCGGTGCAGCTCGTGACCGGCGGCACGCTCCCGTCGTTCTCGCCGGACGGCCGGTTCATCGCCTACGTCCGGGCCAAGCGCCTGCAGATCCAGCAGATCAACCCCGCGGATGGCACCGCCGTGGGCGCCGTCGTCACGCACGCGCTGGGCACGGACGTGCAGACCAACCGCGGTGACGACAACCGCCCGCGCTGGCAGCCCCGCTAGGCCCACGTCCCGGCGCGGAAGGAAGTACCTGGGGCCCGCGTTCCCTTCACGGGGGGACGCGGGCCTTCTTGTGCCTACCTCCCCAAAGGGCCGGGGGCTTGTCAGGCGATCCGGATCCGCGTAGGAGGGCGCCCGCCGCTGCGGCTTGGAGCCGCGCGCCTCCCGGAGGACACGGATGAAGCTTCTGCCCGCGCTCTGCTTCCTGGCTTTCGTGGGGTGTGCCACCGCCCCGGTGCCGAAGACCCTTCGGCTCTCGGAGAACGGCGGCGCACACGGGAACCGCCCCGGACAAGAAGTGGGGCCGGTGCGTGTGGAGACGCGTGCGGGGACCTTTCTGGTCAACCCGTTGCACGCGGAAGACTTCGCGAAGGCGCTGGCCGGGGAGCCGACCCCGACGCGCTTCTACGCGGGTGCGGACCTGTAGCTCCCGCTCGGGGCGCTACGGCACCACGACGATGCGGCGGCCCAGGGCCTTGGAGAGCTGGGGCGAGGTGACGACCTTCAGCACCTCGGCCATCTCACCGCCGGCCGTGTCGAACGCCGCCGCGATCAGCTCCCCGAGCGTCAGCGGGGCCGCCTTCTTCTGGGACGGCTTCATCCGCTGGACGGACCGCCGCAATGCCGGCATCACCCGCCGGCCCTGTCGCCTGACCGAACCACCCATCTTCGCTGTCGTCGTCTTGGCCATGGTGCTCCTCCCCACCCGCTGGGTGTGGTTGCTCACCGAGTGATGGCCATTTCATAAGCAAGCGGTGAGCCAAGCGCTCGTCGCAATCACGTGAACACGATTTCGCGGGGTTAGCGGGGGCCTGGGGGGATACCCCCGTGGAAATTTTGCCCCAGGGGCACTCCACCGCGTCAGGGGTGCCTCATTTGGTTCCATTTTTCGTACATCCATCGCCCTGGAGTTCAACGTTCCGTTCAATGGTGGGCCAGGCGGACACGGGCCTCTTGGGGTAAAGGCGGCAGCAGCCATGAACGTTCAGGTTCTCTTTCACGACAACTGTTTCGATGGGGCCGCGAGCGCGGCGGTGTTCACCCGCTTCTACCGGGAGAAGGTGCGTCCGGGTGCCACCTTCACCTACCAGGGGCTGGCGCACAAGCCGGGGGCGGAGGGCATCGACCCGGCGGTCTTCACGGGGGCCGAGAACGCCATCGTCGACTTCCGCTACAGCCAGGACCCGCGGCTGACGTGGTGGTTCGACCACCATGTCTCCGCCTTCCAGCAGCCCGGGGACGAGGCGCACTTCCGGGCGGACACGGGCGGCCGCAAGTTCCACGACGCCCACCGCAAGAGCTGCACGAAGTACCTGGCGGACGTGGCCCGGGAGCGCTTCGGCTGGGATGCCTCGCCGCTGGCGGACCTCATCCACTGGGCGGAAATCATCGACGGGGCGCAGTTTCCGAGCCCTCAGATGGCGGTGGCGCTCGAGGAGCCCGCGCTGCGCATCATGACGGTGCTGGAGTCCGCCAAGTCCCCGGACCTGATTCCGGAGGTCATCCGGCGCATGCAGCACGAGCCCCTGGCGGCCATCGCCGCCTCGCCGCTCATCGCCGAGCCGCTGGCGCCGCTGCTGGAGCGGCACATGCTGAACATGGAGCAGGTGCGGGCCAAGGCGCGCTACGAGAAGGGCGTGGTGTTCTTCGACCTGGCGGACGAGGGCGTGGACAGCCTGAACAAGTTCATCGCCTACGCGCTCTACCCCGAGGCGCGCTACACCCTGTGGGTGGGCCAGGGCCCCAAGCGGGCCAAGGTGTCGCTGGGCTCCAACCCGTGGAAGCCCGAGCTGCGGCGGCATGACCTGGCGGCCATCGCCTCGCGCTACGGCGGGGGCGGCCACCCGGTGGTGGCCGCGGCGAGCTTCAAGCCCGGCGAGCTGGACAAGGCGCGCGCCGCCTACCGGGAGATCCTCGCCGAGCTCTCCGCTTGAGCGCCCTCAGCGCGCCGTCTCGAAGAACGTGAAGCCCGCGGTGCGCAGCATCCGCACCACGGTGAGCATGGGCAGCCCCTGCACGTTGGTCCGGTCTCCGTCGAGGTGGGACAGCAGGGCCTGTCCGGCCCCCTCGATGCGGTAGCTGCCCGCGCAGCCCTGCCACTCGCCGAGCCCCAGGTAGCGCTCCAGCTCCTCGGGCGTGGCGGGATAGAAGGTGAGCCGGGAGACCTCCAGGCTCTGGGCGAGGTGGCCGCCGGGGCCCACCAGGCACACCCCGGTGCAGATGTCGTGCGTCCGCCCGAGCAGCTTGCCGAGTTGCTTGCGCGCGGCGCCCACGTCCGGCGGCTTGGAGAGAATCTCTCCCTCCACCTCCACGAGCTGGTCGGCGCCCAGGACCCAGGCCTCCGGATGGCGCGCCTGCACCGCGCGGGCCTTGCGCGCGGCGAGCTCCTGGACGGCCTCGCGGGCCGAGAGGGTGGGGGCCACGTCCTCGTCCACGCCCGGGGCTTCGGCCACGTAGGGCAAGCCCAGCCCATCCATCAGGGCCCGGCGCGCGCTGGACGTCGAGGCAAGAATCAGAGGTCTCATGCGGCGCACCCTAGACCAGGCGCCGCCTGCCTGCTGAGCCCTGCGGCCAGGCAGGCGGGCGGGAGGTTTCTTTCCGGGCATGGGGGGGATGCCGTAGCCTGAGGGTCCATGTCGCGGCGTGGTCTGCTCGCCTTCTTCCTTCTGCTGGGTGCCTGTCAGCGCAGCTCCTCGGAGCCTGCGCAGGCGGCGCCCGTTCCCTGTACCGCCCAGGCCGCTGCCGCCGAGGCCCCGGCGGTGGCGGAGCCGTCCCCGCCGGTGGCCCCGCCGCCGCCCGCGGCGGGCCCGGGAGAGGAGGGCCCCGCGCCGGTGTCCCCGCTCGCGGTCTGCCGCGCCGAGGGCATCTCCCCGCTGGAGGCCGCGCGGCGCTCCTACGACGAGGGCCACTTCGAGGCGGCCCTGTCCTGTGCGGCCCAGGCGGCCGCGCTGGAGCCGGACCTGGCGGAGGCCCATGCCGAGCGGGGCCTGGCGCTGTCCGAGCTGGGCCGCATCCCCGAGGCCCAGATGGCGTTCTCGCGCGCCCTGGCGCTCGAGCCCGGCTCCCGCGAGGCCCTGCTGGGCGCCGCGCACCTGTACACGGTGCAGCTGCCCTCCACCCGGGAGCGGGACGAGCTGGGGTTGCTCTACTCCGAGCGGGGCCTGTCCCAGCCGGGCACGTCCCCGGACGTGGTGGTCCAGTTCGCGCTCCTGTCGGCCATGGCCTTCAACGATCTGGGCCACGCGGGGGATGCGCTGGAGCGCGCGGCCATCGTGCTCGCGCGGGAGCCCAGCAACCACGAGGCCCTGTTCGAGCGGGCGCTGGCCCTCTTCGAGCTGTGCCGCTTCGCCGAGGCGAAGGCCGCCTTCACCGCGCTCCTGAAGTTCCCCGGCCGGGAGGCCCACGCGCACCAGCGCCTCGGCCTGCTGCTGGAGCGCGAGGGCAAGTGGCCCCAGGCGCAGGCTCACTTCGACAAGGCCCGGGCGCTGGCCCCCGAGGACTTCCCCCCGCCGCCCTTGCCCTCGCCGGAGGAGTTCCGCGCGGCGGTGGCCCGGGCCGTGGAGGCGCTCCCCGAGGACATGCGCAAGGACCTGGAGGGCATCCCCGTCACGGCGGAGGAAATCCCCGCGGACGCGGACCTGATGTCCGGCGAGCCGCCGCTGTCGCCCTCGATTCTGGGGCTCTTCCGGGGCCCGCCGCTCGGCGAGCCGTGCGATGGCTCGGAGAGCCCGTGCCGCTCGGTGGCGCTCTACCGCCGCAACCTCGCGCGCGTGGCGGCCACCCATGCCGAGCTGCTGGAACAGATCCAGGTGACGTTGCTGCACGAGGTAGGGCATCTTCGCGGCGAGGATGACGAAGAGCTGGCCGCCCGCGGCCTGGAGTGAGTGATGGCCGCGCGAAACCTTCCCGTTGTACGAGTGAGCCTCAAGGGCGCCAAGAGCCTGCGCCGGGGCAGCCCCTGGCTGTACCGCACCGAGCTGGTGGAGCCGCCTGCGGGCGAGGGGCGGGGGCGGGTGGTGGCCGTGGTGGACCCCCAGGGCAACCCCATCGGCCAGGCCTTCTACGCGCAGCGCTCGCCGCTGGCCTTGCGGCTGCTCACGCGCCGCCCCGCCACGGAGGAGCCCGCGGACGAGGCCTTCTTCCGCCGCCGCCTGGAGGCGTCCCTCGGCCGCCGCGCGTCCCTGAAGCACCGGGATGGCCTGCGGCTGGTGCATGGCGAGGCGGACCTGCTGCCGGGCCTCTTCGTGGACCGCTACGGCACGGGCCTGACGCTGCAGACGCTCTCCGAGGGGATGGATGCCCGGAAGGAGTGGATCGCCCGGGTGCTGGTGGAGCTGACCGGGGCCACCCACGTGGTGTGCCGGGACGATGCCTCGGGCCGTGACTTCGAGGGGCTCGCGCGCCAGGTGGTGCTGCTGCACGGCACGGGCGAGGCGCGCTTCACCTACCACGAGGGCGAGAACCGCTTCGAGGTGGACCTCCTGGGGGACATGAAGACCGGGGCCTTCCTGGACCAGGTGGACAACCACCTGCGCGCGGGGGAGCTGGCCCGGGGCAAGGCGTTGGATCTCTTCAGCTACCACGGGGGCTTCGCGCTCGCGCTGAGCCGCACGTGTGACTCGGTGCTCGCGGTGGAGCAGGACCCGAAGGCCTCGGAGCGCATCCAGGCCAACGCCGCGCGCAATGGCCGCAAGAACGTCACGGTGGAGAACGCCAACGCCTTCGACGTGCTGCGGCGCTTCGCCGAGACGGGCCGCCGCTTCGACACGGTGGTGTTGGATCCGCCGGGCCTGGCCAAGCGCCGCGAGGGGCTGGCCACCGCGCTGCGCGCCTACCACGAGCTGAACCTGCGGGCCCTCAAGTGCCTGGAGCCTGAAGGGCTGCTCGTCACCTGCTCGTGCTCGGGGAAGCTGGACCGCGAGGGCTTCGAGCGGGTGGTCTTCTCGGCCGCCGAGGATGCCCGGCGGCCGGTGCAGATCCTCGAGCGGCGCGGGGCGGGGCTGGACCACCCGGTGCTCGCCAACCTGCCGGAGACCGAGTACCTCAAGGCGCTCTACGTCCGGGCGCTGTAAGCCTCAGGCCTGGAGCCCTCGCACGCGCGAGCCACTGGCCGCCACGAGCACCAGGAAGGCCACGAGGAGCCCCAGCGCGGCGGGCAGCCCCACGGGTTCGGCCACGAGGCCAATCAGCGGCGGGCCCACGAGGAAGCCGCCATAGCCCAGGGTGGACACCGCCGCGATGCCCACGCCGGAGGGAACGCCCGGGACGCGGCCCGCGGCGCTGAACAGCACCGGGATGAGGTTGGACAGCCCGAGCCCCACGCAGCCGAAGCCGATGAGGGCCGCCACCGGGTGGTGCAGCACCAGGGCCACGCCCAGGCCTCCAGCCGCCAGGAGGGCGCCCACGTGCAGCAGCCGCTGGGGGCCGAAGGCGTTGACCAGCCGGTCTCCGGTGAGCCGGCCCGTGGTCATCGCCAGCGAGAACACCGCGAAGCCCGCGCCGGCCTGGCCGGCCGCGGTCCCGAGGGACTGGCGCAGGTAGACGGCGCTCCAGTCCGCCATGGCCCCCTCCACCATCAGCACCAGGAAGGTGAGCAGTCCCATGAACAGCAAGGGGCCCCGGGGGAACGCGAAGGCATGCGCGTGGCCCCCCGCATCGGCGGAGGCCGGCAGCAGGAAGCGGGAGGCCGCGAGGAGGACGGCCAGGCCCAGCACGGACACCCCGAGCATGTGGGAGGAGGGCGTGAGTCCCCCGGACAGCAGCAGGATGGAGCTGCCCGCCCCGGCCAATCCCCCCAGGCTGTACAGGGCATGGAACGAGGACATGACGGTCTTTCCCAGCTTGCGTTCCACGGTCACCGCGTGGGCATTCATCGCCACGTCCATGGCGCCATAGGCGGCGCCAAAGCACACCAGCGCCACCAGAAGCAGCGGGAGGCTGGGGGCCCGCACGGGCAGCGCCACCAGCGGGCAGAAGAGCAGCGAGCTGACGAGCGTGACGGCCCGGCTGCCCCAGCGGGCCACCAGCATGCCGGTGAGGGGCATGGCCACCAGGGCGCCCAGGGCCACCCCCAGCAGCGCCAGGCCCAGCAGCGAGGTGCTCAGCCCGAGCCGGGCCTGGACCGTGGGGATGTGAGGCACCCAGCTGGCGAAGGACAGACCATTGATGAAGAAGACGGCGGAGATGGCGAGCCGCGCGTGGCGAGGGGCCAACGCGAGGGGCGCCGGGAGGGCAGGGCTCGACAGGGTCATGCGGTCACCACACGGAGTTTGAGTTTGTGAAAGGGGGCGAGCACGGCCTCGGAAACCGTGGCCTCGGTGACGAGGGTGGCCAGCCGCTCCGTGGGGGCCACCACGAAGGACGAGACGGTCCCGAGCTTGTCGGCGGTCGCCACCGCCATGGTCTCGGCGGAGCCCTGGATCATCGCGCGCTTGATGGCGACCTCCTCGGCATGGGGGGTGGTGATGCCCGCCTCCCCATGCAGGCTGCACACGCCCAGCAGGCACAGGTCCGCACGCACCTGGCGGACCGCCTCCACGGTCTCGGCACCCACCGTCGTCATCGCCTCCCGGTGGATCCGTCCTCCCAGGAGGTGCACCTCGATGCCGGTGTGCTCGCTCAGGGCCAGGGCCACGGGGGGACTGACGGTGACGACGGTGGCGCGCAGCTCGCGGGGCAGGCTGCGGGCGATCTCCAGGGTGGTGGTGCCCCCATCGATGAAGAGCACCTGGCCCGGGCGCACCATGTCCGCGGCGATCTTCGCCAGGGCCTGCTTGGCGGGCTGCTGCACCTGGGTGCGCGCGGAGTAGGCCAGCGTCGTCTGGGCCCGGGGCAGGGCGCCGCCATGGACTCTTCTCAACAGTCCGGCCTCATCCAGGTCGCGCAGGTCCCTGCGGATGGTGTCTTCGGAAACACGCAGAGTCCGGCACAAGTCGGCAGCGGAAACGCGGCCTTCCGTGGAGAGCTGCTCCAGGATGGCCCGCTTGCGCTCCTCGGGGAGCAGGGCGGAGGGGGTTTCGGTCATGGTCGTCCCGGTCATGCGGTGGGATGCGGTTTTCTGCATGGTGTTGCGTTTTTCTGCTGGAGTCAAGCACCTGGCCGCCGCATGGAGAAGCCCAGGCAGGCGGGGTAGCGTCGCCGCCCATGCGCACCTTCCCTTACGTGGTCGTCTCGGCAGCCCTGCTCGCCGCGTGTGCGAGCTCGCGTCCCCCGCCTCCGGAGGCTCCGGCGGCCGTTGCCCCTCCCGTGCCTCCTCCCCCCGGAGAGGGGGCTCAGGCCGCGGTGGCGCCTGACGCGCCCGCGGGGGCGGAGGCCTCCCGCATCGAGGAGCTCTCGCGGCAGGCGGCGCCGTTCGTGGACGCCTTCGTCAACTCCGAGGCCCTCTTCACGCGCGATGGGAAGCAGGTGCTCTTCGTCTCCTCGCGCGATGGCCTCCCACAGGTCTACCGGGCGGATGCGGCGAGCCCCACCTCACAG belongs to Stigmatella erecta and includes:
- a CDS encoding RecB family exonuclease, which translates into the protein MRRPPLTNDFSWSKSRHEKFNECLRSYYFHYYRSWGGWEADAPQDIRELYLLKKLSNRYTWAGSVVHESLKDALLDWRAGRPVDPQAVEARTHRLMQDDFRHSSKKAYWTQKHRKPFTGLVEHEYAEAIPSEAWKQNWETVRAALAWFFASRWPALARALQPAQWLEVDAGADFSSFTLEGVKVFAIPDFAFVDGEGRPVVVDWKTGKVREGYDDQVLGYALYLSQRYKYPVEKVRAALVYLNEGLEQEVQVDPSAVDAFKERFRQSVAGMRALLKDPAQNTPREAEAFPMTENLALCVRCAFRRACQREDLAAAPPRVA
- a CDS encoding tRNA threonylcarbamoyladenosine dehydratase, encoding MSTQPTVTPAPAPSPALPSEAPASPLARPFKLSRRFDRTGRLLGDPAMERLSAARVVVFGVGGVGSYAVEGLVRSGIGHLTLVDHDDVCVTNTNRQLHATVKGVGKSKAELMVQRCRDINPDVQVEAVRDFYRAETSEQMLPPGRYDFVVDAIDNVKAKLHLLHRCVTLGIPVVSSMGAAGRLDPTAIRVEDLSETHMDPFAKDIRKLLKRKHGVETDRHTGITAVYSIEVRRQPVALRYDDATDGFLCVCPQDNDFHTCDHRTQIDGSAVFVTSAFGMNAAGVVVRRLASAR
- a CDS encoding TatD family hydrolase, translated to MIDTHCHLDASRFEPDRSEVLTRAWAAGLQGIVIPAVGPDTWEPLLELPRQEPRIQVGLGIHPQLLPELPAHQDAEHLERLDALLARGGAVAVGECGLDGPSTPGAPMERQLAVLRGHMALARKHGLPVLMHCHRAHPALIAFLQEEPFPEAGVLMHSYSGGAELARFYIQKGCHFSFAGPVTWAEARKPLDALRVIPPERLVAETDSPDQAPTPHRGQRSEPGYLPRIIEGMARVLGEPAEVLAERTALNARKLFREAFPPASR
- a CDS encoding TolB family protein; this translates as MSLLCSALLVALTGCGDECKEPSDCTDDKGSPAEGKRWVCESNECVERDEDTPEPGPGDGGTDGGPTDGGPTDGGDTGPGDGGTPDGGGPADGGGMTVGKGGACTASMECMAGLRCEGTAGARTCQALHVAVTSAGTAVTTQVTAVRHDDTTTAPAVLSEAAAEPSRYPRWNADGSAVAFVEGTEGVGTTRLVSRALPLTAGQTTVLTDGTAAGTEDFPQLEWWPSTSLVWTKRAGASTSGLWTVPGAGGTATSLTGNGVFPSWARNGTSLAYSTRADGVLTLAAAGAQPVVVAGGTGGEQPFHNQANDWVLYAKENGSDAVLGPLYEIFTLAPTGGTIHPIANKTSEPTSGGSVDSFIANPTWAPDGTWVAYVRTYFSKPSDGSASALCGAVGASQCPGRDANVIFLQKVNPETGAADGAAVQLVTGGTLPSFSPDGRFIAYVRAKRLQIQQINPADGTAVGAVVTHALGTDVQTNRGDDNRPRWQPR
- a CDS encoding DHH family phosphoesterase — protein: MNVQVLFHDNCFDGAASAAVFTRFYREKVRPGATFTYQGLAHKPGAEGIDPAVFTGAENAIVDFRYSQDPRLTWWFDHHVSAFQQPGDEAHFRADTGGRKFHDAHRKSCTKYLADVARERFGWDASPLADLIHWAEIIDGAQFPSPQMAVALEEPALRIMTVLESAKSPDLIPEVIRRMQHEPLAAIAASPLIAEPLAPLLERHMLNMEQVRAKARYEKGVVFFDLADEGVDSLNKFIAYALYPEARYTLWVGQGPKRAKVSLGSNPWKPELRRHDLAAIASRYGGGGHPVVAAASFKPGELDKARAAYREILAELSA
- a CDS encoding Maf family protein, with protein sequence MRPLILASTSSARRALMDGLGLPYVAEAPGVDEDVAPTLSAREAVQELAARKARAVQARHPEAWVLGADQLVEVEGEILSKPPDVGAARKQLGKLLGRTHDICTGVCLVGPGGHLAQSLEVSRLTFYPATPEELERYLGLGEWQGCAGSYRIEGAGQALLSHLDGDRTNVQGLPMLTVVRMLRTAGFTFFETAR
- a CDS encoding metallopeptidase family protein — its product is MSRRGLLAFFLLLGACQRSSSEPAQAAPVPCTAQAAAAEAPAVAEPSPPVAPPPPAAGPGEEGPAPVSPLAVCRAEGISPLEAARRSYDEGHFEAALSCAAQAAALEPDLAEAHAERGLALSELGRIPEAQMAFSRALALEPGSREALLGAAHLYTVQLPSTRERDELGLLYSERGLSQPGTSPDVVVQFALLSAMAFNDLGHAGDALERAAIVLAREPSNHEALFERALALFELCRFAEAKAAFTALLKFPGREAHAHQRLGLLLEREGKWPQAQAHFDKARALAPEDFPPPPLPSPEEFRAAVARAVEALPEDMRKDLEGIPVTAEEIPADADLMSGEPPLSPSILGLFRGPPLGEPCDGSESPCRSVALYRRNLARVAATHAELLEQIQVTLLHEVGHLRGEDDEELAARGLE
- a CDS encoding class I SAM-dependent rRNA methyltransferase, with amino-acid sequence MAARNLPVVRVSLKGAKSLRRGSPWLYRTELVEPPAGEGRGRVVAVVDPQGNPIGQAFYAQRSPLALRLLTRRPATEEPADEAFFRRRLEASLGRRASLKHRDGLRLVHGEADLLPGLFVDRYGTGLTLQTLSEGMDARKEWIARVLVELTGATHVVCRDDASGRDFEGLARQVVLLHGTGEARFTYHEGENRFEVDLLGDMKTGAFLDQVDNHLRAGELARGKALDLFSYHGGFALALSRTCDSVLAVEQDPKASERIQANAARNGRKNVTVENANAFDVLRRFAETGRRFDTVVLDPPGLAKRREGLATALRAYHELNLRALKCLEPEGLLVTCSCSGKLDREGFERVVFSAAEDARRPVQILERRGAGLDHPVLANLPETEYLKALYVRAL
- a CDS encoding MFS transporter, which gives rise to MTLSSPALPAPLALAPRHARLAISAVFFINGLSFASWVPHIPTVQARLGLSTSLLGLALLGVALGALVAMPLTGMLVARWGSRAVTLVSSLLFCPLVALPVRAPSLPLLLVALVCFGAAYGAMDVAMNAHAVTVERKLGKTVMSSFHALYSLGGLAGAGSSILLLSGGLTPSSHMLGVSVLGLAVLLAASRFLLPASADAGGHAHAFAFPRGPLLFMGLLTFLVLMVEGAMADWSAVYLRQSLGTAAGQAGAGFAVFSLAMTTGRLTGDRLVNAFGPQRLLHVGALLAAGGLGVALVLHHPVAALIGFGCVGLGLSNLIPVLFSAAGRVPGVPSGVGIAAVSTLGYGGFLVGPPLIGLVAEPVGLPAALGLLVAFLVLVAASGSRVRGLQA
- a CDS encoding DeoR/GlpR family DNA-binding transcription regulator — its product is MTETPSALLPEERKRAILEQLSTEGRVSAADLCRTLRVSEDTIRRDLRDLDEAGLLRRVHGGALPRAQTTLAYSARTQVQQPAKQALAKIAADMVRPGQVLFIDGGTTTLEIARSLPRELRATVVTVSPPVALALSEHTGIEVHLLGGRIHREAMTTVGAETVEAVRQVRADLCLLGVCSLHGEAGITTPHAEEVAIKRAMIQGSAETMAVATADKLGTVSSFVVAPTERLATLVTEATVSEAVLAPFHKLKLRVVTA